Proteins co-encoded in one bacterium genomic window:
- a CDS encoding VWA domain-containing protein: MRFEYPWALLLVLLAPALAFLRGWRRRRPAVDFGDGGALARLPATWAVRAQRLLPVAFGLGFACLAVALARPRTGVPESLVRAEVRDIVLLVDVSTSMRAEDLSGGGRRLDRLAAVKEVIGRFIRRRPDDRIALVAFAAAPYTVSPLTLDHAWLLGQMDRLETGMIEDGTAIGDGIASAVNRLRESKAAAKVVVLLTDGINNRGVLLPENAALAARALGIRVYTVGAGASGPVRAPIRDASGEVRYVLQESGIEEGALEGIAQTTGGRYFRAADFAALEDVYARIDEMEKTAVDVREYTRFEERFVPFAILGLALLLLEQGLALTRLGRLP; this comes from the coding sequence GTGAGGTTCGAGTACCCGTGGGCGCTGCTGCTGGTGCTCCTGGCGCCGGCGCTCGCGTTCCTGCGCGGGTGGCGCCGGCGCAGGCCGGCGGTGGACTTCGGGGACGGGGGGGCGCTCGCCCGCCTCCCCGCCACGTGGGCGGTGCGGGCGCAGCGGCTGCTCCCGGTCGCGTTCGGGCTCGGCTTCGCGTGCCTCGCCGTCGCGCTGGCCCGACCGCGCACCGGCGTGCCCGAGAGCCTCGTGCGCGCCGAGGTGCGGGACATCGTGCTCCTCGTGGACGTCTCGACGTCGATGCGCGCCGAGGACCTCTCCGGCGGGGGCAGGCGGCTGGACCGGCTCGCGGCGGTCAAGGAGGTGATCGGGCGGTTCATCCGGCGCCGGCCCGACGATCGCATCGCCCTGGTCGCCTTCGCCGCGGCGCCCTACACGGTCTCGCCGCTGACGCTCGACCACGCCTGGCTCCTGGGTCAGATGGACCGCCTCGAGACCGGGATGATCGAGGACGGGACCGCGATCGGCGACGGCATCGCCTCCGCGGTCAATCGGCTGCGCGAGAGCAAGGCCGCGGCGAAGGTCGTCGTCCTGCTCACCGACGGCATCAACAACCGCGGCGTCCTCCTTCCGGAGAACGCGGCGCTTGCGGCGCGCGCCCTCGGCATCAGGGTCTACACCGTGGGCGCCGGCGCGAGCGGCCCGGTGCGCGCGCCGATCCGGGACGCCTCGGGCGAGGTGCGGTACGTGCTGCAGGAGTCGGGGATCGAGGAGGGCGCCCTCGAGGGCATCGCGCAGACCACGGGCGGCCGGTACTTCCGGGCGGCGGACTTCGCGGCGCTCGAGGACGTCTACGCGCGGATCGACGAGATGGAGAAGACGGCCGTCGACGTGCGTGAGTACACGCGGTTCGAGGAACGGTTCGTGCCCTTCGCGATCCTCGGCCTGGCCCTGCTCCTGCTGGAACAGGGGCTGGCGCTGACGCGGCTCGGGAGGCTGCCGTGA
- a CDS encoding VWA domain-containing protein, whose translation MIQWGDPRFLPLLWALVPLGALLVLLVWLRERRWRRLLERAAADQLSPERRRSLSRVKAALWLAACALALASLARPQWGIRWQAQPRRGLDIVVVLDTSRSMLATDARPSRMERAKWGLNDLLQRLGGDRVGLVAFAGSSFLACPLTTDYAAFSMVLDDVRPGTIPRGGTAIAQGLEAALAAFDKGGAADRVVILVTDGEDHAGGIERATAALAQQKVRVFAVGIGSAAGELIPSAQDVGGFLRDRSGTVVRTALREETLRKIAAATGGTAVIAAGGDFGWDRVLDTGFGALQREEREARLVKAYAERFPWFLGGALALLAVETLLGERRRGKGVSA comes from the coding sequence GTGATCCAGTGGGGCGACCCCCGGTTCCTCCCCCTGCTGTGGGCGCTCGTGCCGCTGGGGGCGCTGCTCGTCCTGCTGGTCTGGCTGCGCGAGCGGCGCTGGCGCCGGCTGCTCGAGAGGGCGGCGGCGGACCAGTTGTCGCCGGAGCGCCGGCGCTCGCTGTCCCGCGTGAAGGCCGCCCTCTGGCTGGCGGCGTGCGCGCTGGCGCTCGCGTCGCTGGCCCGGCCGCAGTGGGGAATCCGCTGGCAGGCGCAGCCGCGGCGGGGTCTGGACATCGTCGTCGTCCTGGACACCTCCCGCAGCATGCTGGCGACCGACGCGCGGCCGAGCCGGATGGAGCGGGCGAAGTGGGGGCTCAACGACCTGCTCCAGCGGCTCGGCGGGGACCGCGTCGGCCTGGTGGCGTTCGCGGGGTCGAGTTTTCTCGCGTGCCCGCTGACGACGGACTACGCCGCCTTCTCGATGGTGCTGGACGACGTCCGTCCGGGGACGATCCCGCGCGGCGGGACGGCGATCGCCCAGGGACTGGAGGCGGCGCTCGCCGCCTTCGACAAGGGCGGCGCGGCCGACCGGGTCGTCATCCTCGTCACGGACGGCGAGGACCACGCGGGCGGGATCGAGCGGGCGACGGCCGCGCTGGCGCAGCAGAAGGTCAGGGTCTTCGCGGTCGGCATCGGCAGCGCCGCCGGCGAACTCATCCCGTCGGCGCAGGACGTCGGGGGATTCCTCCGCGACCGCTCGGGGACGGTCGTCAGGACCGCGCTCAGGGAGGAGACGCTCCGGAAGATCGCCGCGGCCACCGGGGGGACGGCGGTCATCGCGGCGGGTGGCGACTTCGGATGGGACCGGGTCCTCGACACCGGGTTCGGCGCGCTGCAGCGCGAGGAGCGGGAGGCACGGCTCGTCAAGGCCTACGCGGAGCGCTTCCCCTGGTTCCTCGGGGGGGCGCTGGCCCTGCTTGCGGTCGAGACGCTGCTGGGGGAGCGGCGCCGGGGCAAGGGGGTCTCCGCATGA